The following proteins are encoded in a genomic region of Aptenodytes patagonicus chromosome 13, bAptPat1.pri.cur, whole genome shotgun sequence:
- the LOC143166528 gene encoding ATP-sensitive inward rectifier potassium channel 12: MTAGRVNPYSIVSSEEDGLRLTTMPGINGFGNGKIHTRRKCRNRFVKKNGQCNVEFTNMDDKPQRYIADMFTTCVDIRWRYMLLLFSLAFLVSWLLFGLIFWLIALIHGDLENPGGDDTFKPCVLQVNGFVAAFLFSIETQTTIGYGFRCVTEECPLAVFMVVVQSIVGCIIDSFMIGAIMAKMARPKKRAQTLLFSHNAVVAMRDGKLCLMWRVGNLRKSHIVEAHVRAQLIKPRITEEGEYIPLDQIDIDVGFDKGLDRIFLVSPITILHEINEDSPLFGISRQDLETDDFEIVVILEGMVEATAMTTQARSSYLASEILWGHRFEPVLFEEKNQYKVDYSHFHKTYEVPSTPRCSAKDLVENKFLLPSTNSFCYENELAFMSRDEEEEDDDSRGLEDLSPDNRHEFDRLQATIALDQRSYRRESEI; encoded by the coding sequence ATGACTGCAGGCAGAGTCAACCCTTACAGCATCGTGTCCTCTGAGGAAGACGGGCTGAGGTTGACCACCATGCCAGGTATCAACGGCTTTGGCAATGGGAAAATCCACACCAGGAGGAAATGCAGGAACAGGTTTGTAAAGAAGAACGGTCAGTGCAACGTGGAGTTCACCAACATGGATGACAAGCCGCAGAGGTACATTGCAGACATGTTCACCACGTGCGTTGACATCCGCTGGAGGTATATGCTCTTGCTCTTTTCCCTGGCATTTCTGGTGTCCTGGTTATTGTTTGGGCTGATATTCTGGCTAATTGCACTCATTCACGGAGACCTAGAAAACCCGGGTGGAGACGATACCTTCAAGCCTTGCGTTCTGCAGGTCAATGGCTTTGTGGCTGCTTTTCTGTTCTCCATCGAGACCCAAACGACTATTGGTTATGGCTTCCGCTGCGTGACGGAGGAGTGCCCGCTTGCGGTCTTCATGGTGGTGGTTCAGTCCATCGTGGGGTGTATAATTGACTCTTTCATGATTGGTGCAATAATGGCAAAGATGGCCAGGCCCAAAAAACGGGCCCAGACATTACTTTTCAGCCATAATGCAGTAGTGGCAATGAGAGATGGAAAACTCTGCTTGATGTGGAGAGTTGGGAATCTCCGGAAAAGCCACATAGTTGAAGCCCACGTACGAGCTCAGCTAATTAAGCCCAGGATCACAGAAGAAGGGGAGTACATACCGCTCGACCAAATAGACATCGATGTGGGCTTTGATAAAGGCTTGGACCGTATCTTCTTGGTGTCTCCCATCACCATTCTCCACGAGATCAACGAAGACAGCCCCTTGTTCGGGATCAGCCGCCAGGACTTGGAGACAGACGACTTTGAGATCGTGGTCATCCTGGAAGGCATGGTAGAAGCCACCGCTATGACGACGCAAGCTCGGAGCTCCTACCTGGCCAGTGAGATCCTCTGGGGCCACCGCTTCGAGCCCGTCTTGTTCGAGGAGAAAAACCAGTACAAAGTAGACTATTCCCACTTCCACAAAACCTACGAGGTCCCGTCCACCCCCCGTTGCAGCGCCAAGGACTTGGTGGAGAACAAATTCCTGCTGCCCAGCACCAACTCCTTCTGCTACGAGAATGAGCTGGCCTTCATGAGCCGCGACGAGGAAGAGGAAGACGATGACAGCCGGGGTTTGGAGGACCTGAGCCCGGACAACAGGCACGAGTTCGATAGGCTTCAAGCCACAATAGCGTTGGATCAGCGGTCATACAGGAGGGAGTCGGAAATATGA